One genomic window of Triplophysa rosa linkage group LG11, Trosa_1v2, whole genome shotgun sequence includes the following:
- the gsg1l gene encoding germ cell-specific gene 1-like protein: MKTTRKCRALLSVGLNLLALLFSTTAFITTYWCEGTQRVPKPNCSKERRHNCIDYGVNETDPSKVHYSWETGDDRFLFRHFHTGIWYSCEENIHGGGETCRSFIDLAPASERGVLWLSVVSEVLYIMLLVVGFSLMCLELFHSSNVIDGLKLNAFAAVFTVLSGLLGMVAHMMYTQVFQITVSLGPEDWRPHTWDYGWSFCMAWGSFTCCMAASVTTLNSYTKTVIEFRHKRKLFEQGLREEQTFLDPEAFHYFRDRSVQSISSSIDVYPSHPSSHGSSRGKMRSPPAPMDQGDNTESLGEEQC; this comes from the exons ATGAAGACCACTCGAAAATGTCGCGCTTTGCTCTCTGTGGGTTTAAATCTGCTGGCTCTTTTATTCTCGACCACGGCGTTCATCACGACCTATTGGTGCGAAGGGACACAGAGGGTCCCCAAACCCAACTGCAGTAAGGAGAGACGGCATAATTGTATTGACTATGGGGTGAACGAGACGGACCCGAGCAAAGTTCACTATAGCTGGGAAACAGGTGACGATCGCTTTCTCTTTAGACATTTTCACACGGGCATCTGGTACTCGTGTGAGGAGAATATCCACGGAGGAG GTGAGACATGCAGGAGTTTTATTGATCTGGCCCCTGCGTCTGAGAGAG GTGTCCTTTGGCTGTCAGTTGTGTCTGAGGTGCTATACATCATGTTGCTGGTCGTTGGCTTCAGTCTGATGTGCTTGGAGCTTTTTCACTCCAGTAATGTAATCGATGGACTCAAACTGAATGCCTTCGCCGCAGTCTTCACTGTGCTGTCAG GTCTCCTGGGGATGGTAGCTCACATGATGTACACGCAGGTCTTCCAGATCACAGTCAGTTTAGGCCCGGAGGACTGGAGGCCACACACATGGGACTACGGATGGTCCTTCTG TATGGCCTGGGGCTCCTTCACCTGCTGCATGGCTGCGTCAGTCACCACCCTTAACTCCTACACAAAGACGGTGATTGAGTTCAGACACAAACGGAAGCTCTTTGAGCAGGGCCTGCGGGAGGAGCAGACCTTTTTGGACCCTGAGGCCTTTCATTATTTCCGTGACAGGTCGGTCCAGTCCATCTCCAGCTCCATAGACGTTTACCCAAGCCACCCGAGCAGTCACGGGAGCAGTCGTGGGAAAATGAGGTCCCCGCCGGCCCCGATGGACCAGGGGGACAACACAGAGTCTTTGGGAGAGGAACAATGCTGA